The following coding sequences are from one Grus americana isolate bGruAme1 chromosome 30, bGruAme1.mat, whole genome shotgun sequence window:
- the LOC129197884 gene encoding mucin-2-like, which produces STLTNLTSTSTGATEDTSTTTETTSTTVLTPTSTLTTLTSTSTGATEDTSTTTETTSTTTTSTTVPTSTSTLTTLTSTSTGVTEDTSTTTETTSTTVLTPTSTLTTLTSTSTGATEDTSTTTETTSTTVPTSTSTLTNLTSTSTGATQDTSTTTETTSTTTTSTTVPTSTSTLTTLTSTSTGATEATSTTTETTSTTVPTSTSTLTTISTTVPTSTSTLTTLTSTSTGATEDTSTTTETTSTTVPTSTSTLTTLTSTSTGVTEDTSTTTETTSTTTTSTTVPTSTSTLTTLTSTSTGATEATSTTTEKTSTTVPTSTSTLTTLTSTSTGATEDTSTTTETTSTTTTSTTVPTSTSTLTTLTSTSTGATEDTSTTTETTSTTVHTPTTTLTTLTSTSTGATEDTSTTTETT; this is translated from the exons tccactctcaccaacttgacctccacgagcacgggggcgacagaggacacttcgaccaccacggagacaacaagcaccaccgtgctcacgcccacctccactctcaccaccttgacctccacgagcacgggggcgacagaggacacttcgaccaccacggagacaacaagcaccacc acaacaagcaccaccgttccaacgtccacctccactctcaccaccttgacctccacgagcacgggtgtaacagaggacacttcgaccaccacggagacaacaagcaccaccgtgctcacacccacctccactctcaccaccttgacctccacgagcacgggggcgacagaggacacttcgaccaccacggagacaaccagcaccaccgtgcccacgtccacctccactctcaccaacttgacctccacgagcacgggggcgacacaGGACACTTCGACaaccacggagacaacaagcaccacc acaacaagcaccaccgttccaacgtccacctccactctcaccaccttgacctccacgagcacgggggcgacagaggccacttcgaccaccacggagacaacaagcaccaccgtgcccacgtccacctccactctcaccacc ataAGCACGACCGTTCCAacatccacctccactctcaccaccttgacctccacgagcacgggggcgacagaggacacttcgaccaccacggagacaacaagcaccaccgttccaacgtccacctccactctcaccaccttgacctccacgagcacgggtgtaacagaggacacttcgaccaccacggagacaacaagcaccacc acaacaagcaccaccgttccaacgtccacctccactctcaccaccttgacctccacgagcacgggggcgacagaggccacttcgaccaccacggagaaaacaagcaccaccgtgcccacgtccacctccactctcaccaccttgacctccacgagcacgggggcgacagaggacacttcgaccaccacggagacaacaagcaccacc acaacaagcaccaccgtgcccacgtccacctccactctcaccaccttgacctccacgagcacgggggcgacagaggacacttcgaccaccacggagacaacaagcaccaccgtgcaCACGCCCACCaccactctcaccaccttgacctccacgagcacgggggcgacagaggacacttcgaccaccacggagacaacc
- the LOC129197877 gene encoding uncharacterized protein LOC129197877, giving the protein STLTTLTSTSTGATEATSTTTETTTTETTSTTMPTSTSTLTTLTSTSTGATEDTSTTTETTSTTVPTSTSTLTTLTSTSTGATEDTLTTTEITTTTTTTETTSTTVPTPTSTLTTLTSTSTGATEDTSTTTETTTTETTTTETTTTVPTSTSTLTTLTSMSTGATEDTSTTTETTSTTVPTST; this is encoded by the exons tccactctcaccaccttgacctccacgagcacgggggcgacagaggccacttcgaccaccacggagacaaccaccacagagacaacaagcaccaccatgcccacgtccacctccactctcaccaccttgacctccacgagcacaggggcgacagaggacacttcgaccaccacggagacaacaagcaccaccgtgcccacgtccacctccactctcaccaccttgacctccacgagcacgggggcgacagaggacactttgaccaccacggagataaccaccacc acaaccaccacagagacaacaagcaccaccgtgcccacgcccacctccactctcaccaccttgacctccacgagcacgggggcgacagaggacacttcgaccaccacggagacgaccaccacggagacaaccaccACAGAGACtaccaccaccgtgcccacatccacctccactctcaccaccttgacctccatgagcacgggggcgacagaggacacttcgaccaccacggagacaacaagcaccaccgtgcccacgtccacc